In Neodiprion virginianus isolate iyNeoVirg1 chromosome 6, iyNeoVirg1.1, whole genome shotgun sequence, the genomic window AGTTAATAACGTCGGACTCACTGGGAACCAGGTCGCCGAAGCCGATGGTGGTCATGGTGACGAAGCAGAAGTAAAATCCCTCAAAGAATCCCCAGTCCTCCTCCCAAAGCATGAACATCCCAGCTCCGCAggagagatagagaaagaggaaaaccACCGCAACGAACGCTCCTGGAACACGGAATCGCATAAGTACACCTTGGATCGTTTCAAGCTCACTTCAAACTCAGATCAAGTCCTCACCCAAGGACCGCCTGCCGGCCATGTGGGTGGGCATGCACGTGGACCAAGACGCTGGAATTCGGGGTTTGATCCTCCGTCCGACGTTACTCAGGGCCCCAGCAAAGATTTTCCCCCAGTCAGCGATCACTGTTAAGGTTAACGGGATGCCGACCAGGGCAAAGAAGATGCAGAACACCCGTCCTCCGAACGTTGTCGGGACCATGTTTCCGTATCCTAGAGAATAGTACGAGAATAATTAGCGTCACAGAGGTTCATTAAGCGTGCTGTCGCATCTGAGTCTTCGAACCCGAATCACTAAAGAAAAGTATCACAGTATAATCTCGGCTTTTGGTTAATGGATGTCCTAACGAACAATCAAGACCCTGACGAAAAGGGGGTATAATACCCAACTTTTGGAGACGTGGATTCGCTGGTCTAAGCCGCTGGCGATGGAGCAaaggcatatatatatatacctatacccGTGCCAGCGAGGACGGAACCACAAAGAGAACGTACCCCAGGGCGGGGTGCCGTGTCGGAGACgttgattaaaatatttccattcaTTGTTCCGGCGTTATTATAAGCCAGATTCCTGCAGCGGCCTGATTTCAAGGGTTCGCCGGCGTAACGCGGTCACATATTTTGTCGACAGTCGTTGAAAACCCGGTCGAGAAATCAACTATACTAATTACTTACCAATCGTCGTCAGGACGGTGCTAGCGAAAAATACCGCCTGGAGAACGCTCCATCTGTCGCTGATTAGCGGCAGGCTCGACGTCTCGTCGGCATTTTGATTTACGGGATGTCCTTTTAGAGAATCCTTTGCTGCAAAACTCACGAGGAGGCCTGCTTGAGCTGCTTCCTGGACGACGACCTCGTACGCTTCCAATTCTAGGCTGACCTGTCCTCGCAACCATGTCGCGTCACACAGTGTGCTGCATCGCGAATACCAAAAGAACCAAAGTTCCGTGCAGATTCTACTACTGTTACTATTACTACTTACCAAGGTGGCCAAATTCGAAACGTCCGTGTTGTTCGTGATGGTGCCGACCAAGTGACGCCGTTGTGTCTGAACTATGGAACGGAGCTTGGTAAGCCGGGACAGCTCTGCCGGAAGTTCAAGTTCTCGAAATACCTGTCCAGGCGTAGaagtgtaaaatattttacgttgTCATCGATAAAACTGTTCAGTAAATTCCCAATTTGATTATTACGCAAATGATGTTAACATGGACAACTGTAGAATAGCTTCAAGGTTTTGAAGAACTTACCCGTCGACCCATTATTCAATTGTACTTTTCGAATTCAGTTGCAATGCAACCTTCCTTGATGGTTACAAACTGCTGTCAATATTTCCCATATTCGTATATCATAGTTTAATAAAGAAACGCGTATCTATATCGTGTGAATAGCAGTATTAATTATCCATCGAAGTAGACGAGGGCTGCATTAAGCGAAAGGTAATCCGTCTACCACCGTAGTTGATTAACGACTTCAACCCGAGCGCATCGTCGTTTGTAATACAAAGCGCGTTGCTTGGTGGAGGTATAAATGGAACCGGAAAAACAACCCCTCGTTGAGTCAATCTAGAATTGCTGTTGGCAATTAGCGGTCAAATTTCACGATGATGAAACGACAAACGTAAAAAATACTGCTGCTGAGAACGTTAGCATTGGATTGTAGATTGCCCTGCTATTTAATgggtaaaacaatttttctctctttttttttaccgtcaaaAGATTTTATGTAATGTACGTTTGTTTTCAACAGTCCGTTAATTATTAATAGGTGCAGAACCATTCGCCAGATCGTTGAAGTATATCGAGATGTTATCCTGTAGCTGCATAATGGTTTGGAAAATTAGGAATCGAAGCTAGTGCCGGCGGAAAATGTTGACGTATGTAAAGTGTTGATTGTTCTTGCAAGTACGACAGTGAAACGAGCCATCAGGGAATCAGAGTAGAATTCAATTCACTCAACACATACATCAGActtgtcttttatttttcgtgtATTGTATATACAATGGTTGAATTTACATCGGAGCATTGATTCGAAAGCTCATTGATTATTTGAAACGAAACAGTGATACGATTTCTGATGAAATGTAAACAATCGTTTCTCCTAATGCTTCGGTCTATAATCAAACTTAAACAACTTCGAAACTTTGACGCCTGTAGTAAGCTAGCTCGTTTCAGCCATAGTAGATATTTATACCgaatgtttttaaaatcaatttgcCTAACCAATGGGCATTACGTCCGTATTTAGATCGAGAATATGTCCTGGTAACTCAAGCATTAATCTATGTTTGAAACTAAAGTCATGCCACTGCCAATGACGAACATACATATGTACTGTGAATAAgaatcgaaaattcgaatataTGTATCTATTAGGCATTCGTTACTAAAATTTAATCCGAACGAGCCATGCACTTATACTTTCGACGATTTGAAACATTGTTAcatattaattttgatttccCTAAAATTTTGCGTTTTAACTTAACCAAGCGAGTATTTTCCAGAAGTTAAATGCACTTCAATCCTCGCTAAAAAATTTTGGCTCGAATATTTCTACTCCCACCTTCTTACAATTGAGAGTAATATCGATGTCCTCAATTCAAACACGCTTTCACCCTTCTCAGAGTACCATGAGAATTAttcagttttcttttcatcggTGCTCTTTTTATATCGCGATGCTGATACATAATATTTCACTCCGCTCTCGCTAAGGATGTCGCACATACATATCGATTATGGCCAACACGATACCTACAAATCACAATTTATTTCCGAAATATATGGCGCTCTTAGTGAATCGAGGGGAGGTtgtaagaagaagaaatatacTTGGACTGGGTTCGATTATAGGCTGTATGACTCCATAGAAAGTGCTCAAAGTGACGGAAAAAAGCCCAATTTACCCCGTGCAGACATCGTGGTATAATCGTATATATTTACGTTGGTTTGAGGATCATTAAAAGATTATGCTGATCTCCGGTAGTTTATCCTTTCGAGTTTTAAATGCACCGAAATTGCCTAGCTGCGAATTTCAAAGATATGTAACATATGCCTACGTATACAAACGACTTGGCGTGGGCGTGCCACATTCTATCTGCCTAGTGGTACTTACCTTTGAAATATTGAGAGGTTTTTATGATTCCTCGAAAAAGCATCGTTTCCACAAGTCTGACGATAATTCTAGAAGCGGTTGAATTTGTGTTTGTATATGCATACCGCGACGCTAAGGGTATGGAGAACCGAATATCTATTCAGTTGCTAGGATAGTTCTCGAGTTCAGCTGCGTTACTACGGCAGTTTCGATAATTCATTGAAACAACAAGGAAGAACTTTTTCAACCATGCCCTAATTGGACTAACGAGAAAACGGGAATCTAACTAATCAAGTGTATTTCAATCATCCGTCGGGTCGAAAGCAAACCGCATACGATCAGTCCGCTGAAGAGGCTTGTACAAAGTTTACCTATTGGTCTCGCGTATCAAGTGAGTGGTAACATAAAAATAACTCTTCGAATGTGAACATTGTATGAAAGACGAAGGAAGATAAATGGGTCAAACAAACCGACTGCCAACTGTTAGCAAGGTGGTATCATTCAGAAGAGACTAAAACAACGTCGAAGAAGCCTAAATTATAACTGAGGggtgaagaagaaagaaaaataactaaTCACTCTAAGAGCGAGTAACTGAGGTTTTTCAATCTTGAATTCTCGAATCACGCTcatcatttaaaaattttaacaattacAACAATTTCAGACTTAACAACTCACCACCCCGCCAACGGCAGTGTAAAGCATCAGGGTGAATAGCAGCCCAACGTGACTTGCGACGGACTTGAATTTCCGAATAGTTTCCGCCTTCAAGAACTGTCTTTTTACCGAATTCACGACACTCGCTTTCCGTTTCCCTCTCTCCGTTTTTTCACCCCTGGATTGCTTTCTTTCGACCTCTGAATCCTCGGGTTCTTCAGGGTCCTCCGGTTCACCCGATGCTCCGTTGCATCCTCGAGTCAGTTCCGTCTTTTCGGAGACAGTCATCGCGGAGTTAATTTAACCGCAGTTCGTTGTTCGCGGTAATTTATTTGCAGCCACACGCGGATCAAATATGTATTTTAGAACTAATTCTATAAATTGTATGACTATTTTTATCTTCGAATCTTATTCCGCCAAATCGAGACTATCCACTGTCGATCGCGATACAGCTTGCATGGTTCTCTTGTTTACTCGAATGAGAGTATAACGCATTGTAGAGACGTTTCGAATACATAAAAGTTCCATAACATCTTCAACCACGTCTTATTCATACGCTGGGCGCGTTTTCGCTGGGATCGTTTTACAGCTTCGTGAGagtatgaataataaatcgtAATAGTAAAAACAGAGAAATCAGTCTCAAGGGCGAAAAATAGCTATTGCGAGAAATAAAATCACTTGCAAAGGCTCGGTTACGTATGGGAAGCTGGTCTGCGTTAGCTGCGATTAATTATAATCTTGCACTGGAATTGTCATTTGGAAAAGATGCTGTTTGGGGAACCGCTTTAAAGCGACTGAACCAAATCTATACTCCGCAGATAACTGTCGCGCTAAACTATCTCTCTGTCCATTCGACTTAACTGTATCGCTAGCAGTCCGAGGGCTGCTCCAGCTTGTCGAAACACGCAGCCGCGCGTTCAGATCTCGCGAGGATCTGGCGGTAAGCGCATCTTGTGcgaattccaaaaattcaaatatatacatgctTATAAATGGATATATATTCGCATAGTCTGTGTTACGAACACGCAGTCGTAATCTAATTGATGCAATACTATTTTTTCGTAACTACTCGAACTGGTATCAAAGTTATTGTAGTATTATTTTCCAGAAAAACCTCGCTAATTGCACCCACCTGCAGTCTCGTTCTGCGTTGGAGGCAAATGGAGCAACCTGATCACATGATATTTGACATCCAGTGAGCGATAGTACGCGAATTATCATAGACATTCGGCACGGATTCATCCCTGTGCAGTCAAGATGGTATCGCTCTAAACAATATATGGTGATAATTCGCATGAATGTAACACATGCGACACATGCGTAGCCGGTCTGCAGCGCCAAACTTGTCTGAAAATGGCGGGATACGGAAGAACTAAAATCACTGTGTCAACTGTCGAGAGTTAGTGAAAAAGCCGGTGGTTTACTGAAACTTTAGTGAGGTTTACTAATTTTCCggatgttttaatttttccataattCGTCGCAGGTAAAGGGATCGATGCCGTGTTCTATTTACCAAGATTTTACACCCGACCTTTATTTACACCGGTCGTCCGGTGTCGATTATTGGTCTGTTAGTCTAAAGGAGAGGTTATGTTGTTGCCAAAGGCGAATACGCTGTTTAAATAACACCTTATTTCTAATGTTGATTGGATTACGCCCTCGATGATAGAAACCCGTCGACAAAGATTTTATCATGATTTTTTTGGGAACATTATCCGCAAGTAGGATTTCACCTTCTTATTACAGATATGACGACGGTGAAAATTCACGGAGGCATTGACATCCTGCGACTCCCTGTCAATGAAGAGGAACATTTATTTCCACCTTGGCATTTAAAGTACACCCAATCTCACATACTTCATTCAAAATGTTCGCGAAGCGAAAATGCCTGCGGAGACAATGACGCCGATTCCTGCCAGTTTTGTGTGTACGTCATAGTTATCATAGTCTCAAGATTCCGTATGATTGAACATGATTATTCGTGTTGAAACTGAGATGGCTGTATGGAATATGTTATTCCgttcttttcttatttaccTGTTTATTCATCAAAATACGAGCAATTTTGCGAAACGAAATATGTGCTGAGTAGAGAACGTTGCAGGTTTAACAGAACATTGGACCTTCCACATATGCCTGACATGGTATTTCCAAACAACATATTAACCCTGAAGTATGAGGACAAAGCTATTATAGAATTCAATGCCTTAGATGCTCTCAAACGAGTTTCtaatggaaaaattaatcTTCAGCTGGCCTGTGCCGAGGCTTGGAAAGAGTCGAGGTATTATATTTGAtgtcatttttaaaaattcaactgGTTACAGAGTacattcaataattatttaccaTGACAAATAGATCAGAAAGTAGCGAATATCtggaagaaaaagtaaaaccATTTGATTGGACATTCACAACGGATTACATGGGTACCATGAAAGGTTTCGATGTCGTTGAGactagtgaaaaaattgatgttaataagctgaaacagaaagaaaaaatactgtTCTATCATGATCTGACGTTATTTGAAGATGAGCTTCACGATAATGGAATCGCTGTATGCTCCGTGAAGATTGTAAGTTTCttttgaatataattattgttctAACATACAATTATCATCAATATGAATGATTTCTTTCATGTGTTGTACAGCGTGTGATGCCCAGCAGTTTTTTTGTATTGTTACGTTACTTCCTACGGGTGGACAATGTTATGCTGAAAATTAACGATACGCGACTTTTTTATGAGTTTGGCCAGGATTACCTTTTACGGGAATTCACATCCAGGGAAGACAAGGTCGCAAATTTGCGAGTGAGTCatgcttattattattattactattattatcattattaaaatttctgtaaatactggtttattgttaataatttttccttaGGTATCACCTGTAATATTCACAGAACCAAATGAAATAGCTCAGTATTTACCGATAACCAAAAGTAAATGTCACAAGCTAactatttctgaaaaatcaaacgtTAAACCGGAAAATCTTGCTACGCAGATTGAATCGACATCAACATTGGGCACTGTATCCAGTACCACAACTACGTCAACAACGAATAGTGTttctatgtaaaaaaaatatattgtaatgGTGTGAACTGTGTTGTTTGCTATGTGAACTGACATACAGGAAAAATATAGGCAAATCTTAATACCAGATGTTCATCTTCGAATCAATAACATTCAAAAAGGCATAATATAACTTATTCTATTTCCTAACATCTAATGATTTGTCTATTGCTGCTTCTTATCTATGAACTGTTGCcacgatacttttttttggatCAAAGTATTGATGCACAGAACTCAGTTTTTACTATTAAAATCGTAAATATAGAAATCATTATCATTTGACGTAACTAATGGGTATGCAAAtacacaaaatgaaataaaaaataaaaaattgttacataaTTTCTCATTATCAATATTTCAGTATAACAATACACATCCCATATTTTTGCTTTGATAAAGTAACccattatattttattcaaagtgTAGATATCCTCATTAGTGGGAAGAAGTGCCTATCTTAAAGTATATGCCGATAATCTTGATGAAGGCAATTGATTTCAAggcaaaaatataataatcaaGTTCACGTTAGATATTGATGATAATACGATAATCAGACAATAGTTAAATTACAGTTATATCAGGTTTGGCATAAGTTTATAAGCAaatgtacacgtataatttGTCTGTGATTTTCAGATTACCGT contains:
- the LOC124307548 gene encoding TWiK family of potassium channels protein 7 encodes the protein MTVSEKTELTRGCNGASGEPEDPEEPEDSEVERKQSRGEKTERGKRKASVVNSVKRQFLKAETIRKFKSVASHVGLLFTLMLYTAVGGVVFRELELPAELSRLTKLRSIVQTQRRHLVGTITNNTDVSNLATLVSLELEAYEVVVQEAAQAGLLVSFAAKDSLKGHPVNQNADETSSLPLISDRWSVLQAVFFASTVLTTIGYGNMVPTTFGGRVFCIFFALVGIPLTLTVIADWGKIFAGALSNVGRRIKPRIPASWSTCMPTHMAGRRSLGAFVAVVFLFLYLSCGAGMFMLWEEDWGFFEGFYFCFVTMTTIGFGDLVPKKPKYMLLCTLYILVGLALTSTIIELVRRQYAQSWRQLQALGGPLAEALKRLGEHAGGDMSAFQNDLRKVLTVVSMPRMKRGGGMAGAGGGSGTDGDRRQREWEEAVEAVIRDITAAVPSSPQPDKPIVQIVIYESSV
- the LOC124307549 gene encoding TIP41-like protein, translated to MTTVKIHGGIDILRLPVNEEEHLFPPWHLKYTQSHILHSKCSRSENACGDNDADSCQFCVFNRTLDLPHMPDMVFPNNILTLKYEDKAIIEFNALDALKRVSNGKINLQLACAEAWKESRSESSEYLEEKVKPFDWTFTTDYMGTMKGFDVVETSEKIDVNKLKQKEKILFYHDLTLFEDELHDNGIAVCSVKIRVMPSSFFVLLRYFLRVDNVMLKINDTRLFYEFGQDYLLREFTSREDKVANLRVSPVIFTEPNEIAQYLPITKSKCHKLTISEKSNVKPENLATQIESTSTLGTVSSTTTTSTTNSVSM